One Spea bombifrons isolate aSpeBom1 chromosome 1, aSpeBom1.2.pri, whole genome shotgun sequence DNA window includes the following coding sequences:
- the HAPLN4 gene encoding hyaluronan and proteoglycan link protein 4: MSPSFMSCVLSTFVLTSLLPADCDRGQRKIVHVHEDEAGDVIVQTAPGIVTTHRGGAIVLPCRYHYEDSGEDFGPIRIKWSKISDPITFTDVFVSLGKERKSFGPYKNRVSLQEDEPGDASLIIQNVTLQDYGRYECEVTNELEDDTGTVKLDLKGVIFPYHPRLGRYSMNFHQAEQACKDQDGILASYDQLHEAWLEGLDWCNAGWLEDGSVQYPISKPREECGKKDNPTGVRNYGYRHKEDERYDAFCFTSNLNGKVYFLKTYRKMSFPEATKACEDNGDTVAKVGQLYAAWKLQLMDRCEAGWLGDGSVRYPIVNPRMRCGGLKPGVRTLGFPSRKYKLFGVYCFKEDANKDPREKITEGINRWKSIHE, translated from the exons ATGTCTCCCTCCTTTATGTCCTGTGTCCTCTCCACCTTTGTTCTTACCTCTCTCCTTCCTGCAGACTGTGACAGGGGCCAAAGAAAAATTGTTCATGTGCATG AGGATGAAGCTGGAGATGTGATTGTACAAACAGCTCCAGGTATAGTGACAACACACCGAGGTGGTGCCATAGTTCTCCCATGTCGGTACCACTACGAGGACTCTGGAGAAGACTTTGGGCCAATACGCATTAAATGGTCCAAGATTAGTGATCCTATAACCTTCACAGATGTCTTTGTGTCATtgggaaaagagagaaagagttTTGGCCCCTATAAAAACCGTGTTTCTCTGCAGGAGGATGAACCAGGAGATGCCTCATTGATCATTCAAAATGTTACCCTTCAGGATTATGGCAGATATGAGTGTGAGGTGACCAATGAGTTAGAAGATGACACAGGAACTGTGAAACTAGACTTGAAAG GAGTGATCTTTCCTTACCACCCCCGACTAGGCCGATACAGCATGAACTTCCATCAAGCTGAGCAGGCCTGTAAAGATCAAGATGGAATCTTGGCCTCCTATGATCAGCTTCATGAGGCGTGGTTGGAGGGTCTAGACTGGTGTAATGCAGGTTGGTTAGAAGATGGTTCTGTGCAGTATCCCATCTCTAAACCCAGAGAAGAGTGTGGCAAAAAGGACAATCCAACAGGAGTTAGAAACTATGGTTACCGGCACAAGGAAGATGAGCGTTATGACGCATTCTGCTTCACATCTAATCTAAATG GTAAAGTCTACTTTCTGAAGACCTATCGTAAGATGAGTTTTCCAGAGGCAACCAAGGCCTGTGAGGACAATGGAGACACCGTAGCTAAAGTAGGACAACTTTATGCAGCTTGGAAACTACAGTTAATGGACAGATGTGAAGCCGGTTGGCTTGGGGATGGGAGTGTCCGCTACCCTATTGTAAACCCAAGGATGAGGTGTGGGGGTCTTAAACCTGGTGTCAGGACCCTTGGGTTCCCTAGCAGGAAGTACAAACTTTTTGGTGTTTACTGCTTTAAGGAAGATGCAAACAAAGATCCACGTGAGAAAATCACAGAAGGAATCAATCGGTGGAAATCCATCCATGAGTAG
- the TM6SF2 gene encoding transmembrane 6 superfamily member 2: protein MRLPEPMGPLLLSLTAIPVSYVVNSMSTMSDPISIAGIGILVLLGLLVLLVIFMQGDPPSDPLFYVFAIFSFTSVIDLIIWLEEDGYISGFMEFYMKEGEPYLRTSHGILICLWDGTVHYLLYLIMLAAIAQGKNYKAVGQFWLGSLIMSMLVFLPGNVVGKYGTEIRPAFFLNAPYLMLPFWAGMRIFREKHSLAKTPAEKVEMAHREGILQRPLDIALILFLLAAIVFTVFRGMLALDCPSDSCFTYIYQYEPYLRDPVAYPKVQMLVSMFYLLPFQCLAIYGLLTPGCSWMLDWTLIYAGAIAQAQFAHIGSSLYHRTPYTYRVPHDSWWVFMISNVLYALGPQLLAYRCLRNPKYFLQRTSQSAEDGKKQD, encoded by the exons CCCCATCTCCATAGCAGGAATTGGTATCTTAGTGCTTCTTGGTTTGCTGGTCTTGTTGGTCATCTTTATGCAAGGAGATCCACCTAGTGATCCCCTGTTCTATG tttttgctaTCTTCTCCTTTACTAGTGTCATTGACCTGATAATATGGCTGGAAGAAGATGGATACATCAGTGGGTTCATGGAGTTCTACATGAAAGAG GGGGAGCCATACCTCCGCACTTCACACGGAATCCTCATCTGTCTTTGGGACGGGACTGTGCATTACCTGCTGTACCTGATTATGCTGGCAGCTATAGCTCAAGG gaAGAATTACAAGGCAGTGGGGCAGTTCTGGTTGGGCTCTCTAATCATGAGTATGCTGGTTTTCCTGCCTGGGAATGTGGTTG gaaAATATGGCACCGAAATCCGCCCAGCTTTCTTCCTAAATGCCCCCTATCTGATGCTCCCTTTCTGGGCAGGGATGAGGATCTTTCGAGAAAAACACTCCCTCGCTAAAACCCCAGCTGAAAAG GTGGAGATGGCACACAGAGAGGGAATTTTGCAACGGCCGCTGGATATAGCACTGATCCTGTTCCTGCTGGCTGCTATTGTATTTACGGTCTTCAGAGGAATG CTTGCACTTGACTGTCCTTCGGACTCCTGCTTCACCTATATTTACCAGTACGAACCATACCTAAGGGACCCAGTGGCTTATCCAAAGGTTCAG ATGTTGGTCTCTATGTTCTATCTGCTCCCATTTCAATGCTTGGCCATCTATGGTCTGCTGACCCCTGGTTGTTCTTGGATGTTGGACTGGACTCTAATATATGCTGGTGCTATTGCACAA gccCAGTTTGCGCACATAGGATCCTCCCTCTATCACCGGACACCTTACACCTACCGTGTCCCCCATGATTCCTGGTGGGTGTTTATGATCTCCAATGTTCTGTATGCCCTGGGACCCCAGCTCCTGGCCTACCGATGTCTACGTAATCCAAAATACTTTCTACAGAGGACATCGCAGTCAGCAGAGGATGGAAAGAAGCAAGATTAG